One Fontisphaera persica DNA window includes the following coding sequences:
- the feoB gene encoding ferrous iron transport protein B, producing MAHTTSKTSASAPVYVALTGNPNCGKTTVFNALTGLRAKIGNYAGVTVERKEGRLRGLPPGRDIILLDLPGTYSLSPKSQDERIARDVLLHRLPDVPAPRVIVVVVDASNLQRHLYYTTQVIELGRPVIVALNMMDVAEQNGMQVNAQALAAELGVPVVPMVASAGKGVPELRARIMEAVYHDSLPRPAGPLVELPAQVKEALAPLAEAACRLPEWDGAVAPETAALLWLCDDDSREAGAAAPAAIQPLLRQTRQKLEDAWPDWRGRLIELRYARVAELAGQAVRQAETPRETFSDRLDRIVTHRVWGLVIFFGLMALLFQSIFVFARVPMDWIAGLFDAAGAWVQGLMPPGPLNELLVQGVIGGVGAVVVFLPQILFLFLFICLLEDTGYMARAAFIMDSLMSKVGLHGKSFIPMLSSFACAIPGIMATRTIESPKDRLVTILIAPLMSCSARLPVYTVLIGACIPEKRLAGLFNLQGLALMGAYLLGVISALAMAWIFKKTLLQATTPLLILELPPYKRPVFTVVLRHMWDRSKLFLTQAGTIILSINILLWFLATYPKNADVENRLAQQQRAVMTNALPHLAGAPAAQAEREWQQWLQTPSPEKEPWLAQLHALEAEAQAARLHHSFAGRLGRAIEPVIAPLGFDWKIGIGILASFAAREVFVSTMSVVYNVGGAADDAAATASLAKVMQQQKRPDGTPMYTTLTGITLMVFYVYALQCASTVAIVRRETNSWKWPAFQWLYLGLLAWTVSFLVYQTGRWLGWG from the coding sequence ATGGCGCACACGACTTCCAAAACCTCGGCGTCCGCGCCCGTTTATGTGGCTTTGACCGGCAACCCCAATTGCGGCAAAACCACCGTCTTCAACGCCCTCACCGGCTTGCGCGCCAAGATTGGGAATTACGCGGGCGTCACCGTGGAGCGCAAAGAGGGCCGGTTGCGCGGCCTGCCGCCGGGACGGGACATCATCCTGCTGGATTTGCCCGGCACTTACAGCCTCAGCCCCAAGTCCCAGGACGAACGCATTGCGCGGGATGTGCTCCTCCATCGGCTGCCGGACGTGCCCGCGCCGCGGGTCATCGTGGTGGTGGTGGACGCCTCCAATTTGCAGCGGCATCTCTACTATACCACCCAAGTCATTGAACTGGGCCGCCCTGTCATCGTGGCTTTGAACATGATGGACGTGGCGGAGCAGAACGGCATGCAGGTGAATGCCCAAGCCCTGGCCGCCGAGCTGGGCGTGCCGGTGGTGCCCATGGTGGCCAGCGCCGGCAAAGGCGTGCCCGAGCTGCGGGCGCGAATCATGGAGGCCGTTTACCACGACTCGCTCCCACGGCCGGCCGGGCCGCTGGTGGAGCTGCCCGCCCAAGTCAAGGAGGCGCTGGCCCCCCTGGCAGAAGCCGCCTGCCGCCTGCCAGAATGGGATGGGGCGGTGGCCCCGGAGACCGCGGCGCTCTTATGGCTGTGCGATGATGACTCGCGCGAAGCCGGCGCGGCAGCGCCCGCAGCCATTCAACCGCTGCTGCGGCAGACCCGCCAGAAACTCGAAGATGCCTGGCCCGACTGGCGCGGCCGCTTGATTGAGCTGCGCTATGCGCGGGTGGCGGAACTGGCCGGCCAGGCCGTCCGCCAGGCCGAGACCCCCCGCGAAACTTTCAGTGACCGCCTGGACCGCATTGTCACCCACCGGGTATGGGGGCTGGTGATTTTCTTCGGGCTGATGGCGCTGCTATTCCAGAGCATTTTCGTATTCGCGCGCGTGCCCATGGACTGGATTGCGGGTTTGTTTGATGCGGCAGGGGCATGGGTCCAGGGGCTGATGCCGCCGGGGCCTTTGAATGAACTCCTGGTCCAGGGCGTCATCGGCGGCGTGGGGGCGGTGGTGGTGTTTTTGCCGCAAATCCTGTTTTTGTTTTTGTTCATCTGCCTGTTGGAGGACACCGGTTACATGGCGCGCGCGGCCTTCATCATGGACAGCCTCATGAGCAAGGTGGGACTCCATGGCAAGAGCTTCATCCCCATGTTGTCCTCCTTTGCCTGCGCCATCCCGGGCATCATGGCCACCCGCACCATTGAAAGCCCCAAAGACCGCCTGGTCACCATTCTGATTGCCCCGCTGATGAGCTGCTCGGCGCGGCTGCCGGTGTACACCGTGCTCATTGGCGCGTGCATCCCGGAGAAGCGGCTGGCGGGCCTCTTCAACCTGCAAGGCCTGGCCTTGATGGGGGCCTATCTGCTGGGGGTGATTTCCGCGCTGGCCATGGCGTGGATTTTCAAAAAGACCTTGTTGCAGGCGACCACCCCCCTCCTCATCCTCGAGCTGCCCCCCTACAAACGCCCCGTCTTCACCGTGGTCCTGCGCCACATGTGGGACCGCTCCAAATTGTTTTTGACCCAGGCCGGCACCATTATTCTGAGCATCAACATCCTGCTCTGGTTCCTGGCCACCTACCCCAAAAACGCGGACGTCGAAAACCGCCTCGCCCAGCAACAACGGGCCGTGATGACCAACGCCCTGCCGCACCTCGCCGGCGCCCCCGCCGCCCAGGCCGAGCGGGAATGGCAGCAATGGCTCCAAACGCCCTCCCCGGAAAAAGAACCATGGCTGGCGCAGCTCCATGCCCTCGAAGCCGAGGCCCAGGCGGCCCGCCTCCACCATAGTTTCGCGGGACGGCTCGGGCGAGCCATTGAGCCGGTCATTGCTCCGTTGGGATTTGATTGGAAAATTGGCATCGGCATCCTGGCCTCCTTTGCGGCACGGGAGGTTTTTGTGAGCACCATGAGCGTGGTCTATAACGTGGGCGGCGCCGCAGATGACGCTGCGGCCACCGCCAGTCTGGCCAAGGTGATGCAGCAACAAAAGCGTCCGGACGGCACCCCCATGTACACCACCCTCACCGGCATCACCTTGATGGTGTTTTACGTGTACGCCCTCCAATGTGCCAGCACCGTGGCCATTGTACGGCGCGAAACCAACTCCTGGAAATGGCCTGCGTTTCAATGGCTCTACCTGGGCCTGCTGGCCTGGACCGTATCATTTCTGGTTTACCAGACCGGCCGCTGGCTGGGCTGGGGTTGA
- the rmuC gene encoding DNA recombination protein RmuC codes for MEPLIYLLVGAAVGLVVGWLVGGRRAAPSDTALLQELRQQVAQREAELNQLRSQLGNAGQTQAAAEARAQACEREALEAKQQRDQAREEAARLRDEQQITARELAAAQADLRAARELQERQAATHQQAMEELRQNHAKALQDLSDKFKALSLEALQATQPEFLRLATETLKSFQEAAKGELAQRQEAIAGLLKPLQESLQQYQQRLQQAETLQSKVLGEVKAQVESLSQQSAALAQETQQFRQVLKSSQARGRWGEETLRRVVEAAGMSVHCDFEVQVGVEGQRPDLLVKLPGDRVIIVDAKVPELDFLQALDEADPQRRKELMEEHANKLKQTIRDLARRNYPAVFERSLDYVVLFLPAESLFSAALEGDQDLLRFAASQKILLATPASLIALLRAVSVSWQYYNQSQNAQKIAEAAAELFKRVTTFFSHFEELGAGLGKAAEAYNKALGSYNSRVLPQGEKLRELGAAPPEKELPKPEPVEQVREILAASSAEKK; via the coding sequence ATGGAACCCCTCATCTACCTTCTCGTGGGCGCCGCCGTGGGGCTTGTCGTGGGCTGGCTGGTGGGCGGGCGACGGGCCGCTCCTTCTGACACCGCACTGTTGCAGGAACTGCGCCAGCAAGTGGCCCAGCGCGAGGCCGAGCTGAATCAACTGCGCTCCCAACTTGGAAACGCCGGCCAAACCCAGGCCGCCGCCGAAGCCCGTGCCCAGGCCTGCGAACGGGAGGCGTTGGAAGCCAAACAACAGCGCGACCAGGCCCGCGAGGAAGCCGCTCGCCTCCGCGATGAGCAACAGATAACAGCCCGTGAACTGGCGGCCGCGCAGGCCGATTTGCGGGCCGCGCGGGAGCTGCAGGAACGCCAGGCTGCCACGCACCAACAGGCCATGGAAGAGCTGCGGCAGAATCACGCCAAAGCGCTGCAGGATTTGTCGGACAAGTTCAAGGCCTTGAGCCTTGAGGCTTTGCAGGCAACGCAGCCGGAATTTTTGCGGCTGGCCACCGAGACGTTGAAAAGTTTTCAGGAGGCGGCCAAAGGGGAGCTGGCGCAGCGGCAGGAGGCCATTGCCGGGCTGCTCAAACCGCTGCAGGAGTCGTTGCAACAGTATCAACAGCGCCTGCAACAAGCCGAGACCCTCCAAAGCAAGGTGCTCGGCGAGGTCAAAGCCCAAGTTGAATCCCTCAGCCAGCAAAGTGCGGCGCTGGCCCAGGAAACCCAGCAATTCCGGCAGGTGCTCAAAAGCTCGCAGGCCCGCGGCCGGTGGGGGGAGGAAACCCTGCGGCGGGTGGTTGAGGCCGCCGGCATGAGCGTGCATTGTGACTTCGAGGTGCAGGTAGGGGTCGAAGGCCAGCGCCCGGATTTGTTGGTTAAATTGCCTGGGGACCGCGTCATCATTGTGGATGCCAAGGTGCCGGAGCTGGATTTTCTGCAGGCCTTGGATGAAGCCGACCCCCAGCGGCGCAAGGAGCTGATGGAGGAGCACGCCAACAAACTCAAGCAGACCATTCGCGACCTGGCCCGCCGCAATTATCCGGCCGTCTTCGAGCGCTCGCTGGATTATGTGGTGTTGTTTCTGCCGGCCGAGTCTCTTTTCAGCGCAGCGCTGGAAGGGGACCAGGATTTGCTCCGCTTTGCCGCCAGCCAGAAAATCCTGCTGGCCACCCCCGCCTCGCTCATCGCGCTGCTCCGCGCGGTCTCCGTAAGCTGGCAGTATTACAATCAAAGCCAGAATGCGCAGAAAATTGCCGAGGCGGCCGCGGAATTGTTCAAACGGGTTACCACCTTTTTCTCCCACTTTGAAGAGTTGGGCGCAGGTTTGGGAAAAGCCGCCGAGGCCTACAACAAGGCGCTGGGGAGTTATAATTCCCGCGTGCTGCCGCAAGGTGAGAAACTGCGGGAATTGGGAGCGGCGCCGCCGGAAAAAGAATTGCCCAAGCCCGAGCCGGTCGAGCAGGTGCGGGAGATTCTGGCTGCTTCATCCGCGGAGAAAAAGTAG
- a CDS encoding glycosyltransferase → MRLIIVHYHFRPGGVRRVIELGTPWVAAAVGADEILLAGGEPPETAWLEHFQAHLGKRRVRTAACAAAGYWAEIRKNPAAAARDVERFCASWAPDAARGESVVWAHNQGLGRNLLLTQALAQTCAAHQFPLFLHHHDWWFDNRWQRWPEMRASGFRTLEQVARVIFPLLPLARHLAINHADAAVLQKHFPGQSGWLPNLSEPDDWPTEREARQARQWLRRQLGDGGPVWLMPCRLLRRKNLAEALLLQRWLRPEAWLATTGALSSADERSYARRLAAAAQRHGWRLRLSLLQGPERGKPSVPALLAASEAMVLTSLQEGFGLPFLEAAQAGKPLLARALPNIAPDLARFGLIFPQYYDEIWVPPTLFDAPAEARRQQQLYRQWKALMPAPCRAMTPPPPLLAHGGAPAATPFSRLTLTAQLEVLSHPPEESWAACVGLNPFLRIWRELAQAGQLRPCTWPRSAARWLSGAAYQRHFTQSLRQPAPAPAAPAQAVAAQLDFMRAKLASENLYPLLWSTAW, encoded by the coding sequence GTGCGCTTAATCATTGTCCATTACCATTTCCGCCCCGGAGGTGTGCGCCGGGTGATTGAACTGGGAACCCCTTGGGTGGCGGCGGCCGTGGGCGCGGACGAAATCCTGCTGGCGGGCGGTGAACCGCCGGAAACCGCATGGCTCGAGCATTTTCAGGCGCACTTGGGAAAAAGGCGCGTGCGGACGGCCGCCTGCGCCGCGGCCGGGTATTGGGCGGAAATCAGGAAAAACCCTGCCGCCGCGGCCCGGGACGTGGAGCGATTTTGCGCAAGCTGGGCGCCGGACGCAGCGCGGGGGGAGTCGGTGGTTTGGGCGCATAATCAGGGGTTGGGGCGCAATTTGCTGCTCACCCAGGCCCTGGCCCAAACTTGCGCCGCGCACCAGTTCCCCCTCTTTTTGCATCACCACGATTGGTGGTTTGACAATCGCTGGCAACGCTGGCCGGAAATGCGCGCCTCAGGTTTCCGCACCCTGGAGCAGGTCGCGCGCGTGATTTTTCCCCTCCTTCCCCTCGCGCGCCATCTGGCCATCAACCATGCCGACGCCGCCGTCTTGCAAAAACATTTTCCCGGCCAGAGCGGATGGCTGCCCAATTTGTCGGAGCCAGACGATTGGCCCACAGAGCGGGAGGCGCGGCAGGCCCGCCAATGGCTGCGGCGCCAGTTGGGCGACGGCGGGCCCGTGTGGTTGATGCCTTGCCGGTTGCTCCGCCGCAAAAACCTGGCGGAAGCACTGCTCCTGCAACGCTGGCTGCGGCCGGAGGCGTGGCTGGCGACCACCGGCGCCCTCAGTTCTGCCGATGAGCGGTCCTATGCCCGCCGCCTGGCCGCGGCCGCCCAACGCCACGGCTGGCGCTTGCGGCTGAGCCTCCTCCAGGGACCCGAGCGGGGCAAACCCAGCGTCCCGGCCCTGCTGGCCGCCAGCGAGGCCATGGTGCTGACCTCCTTGCAGGAGGGCTTCGGCCTGCCCTTCCTCGAGGCCGCCCAGGCCGGCAAACCGTTGCTCGCGCGCGCTCTGCCCAACATTGCGCCGGACCTCGCCCGCTTTGGCCTGATATTCCCGCAATATTACGATGAAATATGGGTGCCCCCCACCTTGTTTGATGCCCCGGCCGAAGCCCGGCGGCAGCAGCAATTGTATCGCCAATGGAAAGCCCTGATGCCCGCGCCCTGCCGCGCCATGACCCCGCCCCCGCCCCTGCTCGCCCACGGCGGCGCGCCCGCTGCCACCCCCTTCAGCCGGCTCACCCTGACGGCGCAACTGGAGGTGCTCAGTCACCCGCCGGAGGAATCCTGGGCGGCCTGCGTGGGATTAAATCCCTTTTTGCGCATCTGGCGCGAGCTCGCGCAGGCCGGACAGTTGCGGCCCTGCACCTGGCCGCGCTCGGCCGCGCGCTGGTTGAGCGGGGCCGCCTACCAACGCCACTTCACTCAAAGTCTGCGCCAGCCGGCCCCGGCTCCCGCCGCCCCAGCTCAGGCCGTCGCGGCGCAACTGGACTTCATGCGAGCGAAACTGGCCTCGGAAAACCTTTACCCCTTGCTGTGGAGCACTGCCTGGTGA
- a CDS encoding HAD family hydrolase: MEHCLVKPRAVILDVYETLLMVGPPPPDAENQWLALWGQFFRQPPPLSLAEFGLTCERWIREEHAQAHVRGIPFPEVYWPRIACLTAPDLAALEPAALEAFLLAQARIWHQVCLAEGAAETLRWLRGQGLYLGIASNAQAYTVAELNDALQHVGLDLSLFHPRLQFWSFEHGFSKPDPHVFRLLQARLWALDVVPEAVLMVGDSLENDIQPAREQGWQTWHLGDRGTGADGRWPQLHQALAGAP, encoded by the coding sequence GTGGAGCACTGCCTGGTGAAACCGCGCGCCGTCATCCTGGATGTGTACGAAACCCTCCTCATGGTGGGGCCGCCCCCGCCCGACGCCGAAAACCAATGGCTGGCTTTGTGGGGCCAGTTTTTCCGCCAGCCGCCGCCCTTGAGTCTGGCCGAGTTTGGCCTGACCTGCGAGCGGTGGATTCGTGAAGAACATGCCCAGGCGCACGTGCGCGGCATTCCGTTTCCCGAGGTGTACTGGCCGCGCATCGCCTGCCTGACCGCGCCCGACCTCGCGGCGCTGGAACCAGCGGCATTGGAGGCATTTTTGCTGGCGCAGGCGCGCATCTGGCATCAAGTGTGCCTGGCCGAGGGCGCGGCCGAAACCCTCCGCTGGTTGCGCGGGCAGGGGTTGTATCTGGGCATCGCCTCCAACGCGCAGGCTTACACCGTGGCCGAATTGAACGATGCCCTGCAACACGTGGGGCTTGACCTTTCCCTCTTTCATCCGCGGCTGCAATTCTGGTCTTTTGAACATGGCTTCAGCAAACCTGACCCCCATGTATTCCGCCTCTTGCAGGCGCGCTTGTGGGCGCTGGATGTCGTGCCGGAAGCGGTTTTGATGGTGGGCGACAGCCTCGAGAATGACATTCAACCCGCCCGCGAACAGGGCTGGCAGACGTGGCATCTGGGAGACCGCGGCACAGGGGCGGATGGCCGATGGCCACAATTGCACCAGGCTTTGGCTGGCGCGCCCTGA
- a CDS encoding EVE domain-containing protein — protein sequence MGKQYWLVKQEPADYPWEQFAREGGTAWTGIRNYQARNYLRAMQAGDEVFYYHSGEARCVVGVARVTRTAYPDPTATEGDWVCVDLAPVKPLAQRVSLAQIKADAVLQELPLVRQSRLSVCPVSAAQARRLKELGGV from the coding sequence ATGGGCAAACAGTATTGGTTGGTCAAACAAGAGCCGGCGGATTATCCGTGGGAGCAATTCGCGCGCGAGGGAGGGACGGCCTGGACGGGCATTCGCAATTATCAGGCGCGGAATTATCTGCGGGCGATGCAGGCGGGGGATGAAGTTTTCTATTATCACAGTGGCGAGGCGCGCTGCGTGGTGGGAGTGGCGCGGGTCACGCGGACGGCGTACCCGGACCCCACGGCCACGGAAGGAGACTGGGTGTGTGTGGACCTGGCGCCGGTAAAGCCGCTGGCGCAGCGGGTGAGTCTGGCCCAAATCAAGGCGGATGCCGTGCTCCAGGAGCTGCCGCTGGTGCGGCAATCGCGTCTGTCCGTCTGCCCCGTCAGTGCGGCCCAAGCCCGCCGGTTGAAGGAACTGGGAGGGGTGTAG
- the addA gene encoding helicase-exonuclease AddAB subunit AddA translates to MPSLTSQQAAAVKAQGNVLLMAGAGTGKTSTLVARCLYWLFEAQRRTSLDRVLMVTFTDAAATEMRERIRQALWERSQQEQEREQAQLQLALLDTAHIRTLHSFNLELVRRHFLELKLDPQASVLDPTQARLLQEEVLEALWDRHLAAASAQTGARAWLKTLGTDGERRVRDWLLDLHRRWRILPDPKQWMEQQLGLLGSPEPQDWEQKLPAAFTSWAQEWREFLKCLNKEHYAGEAKIKEETIKYAQEFAALVPEQLDSLQSVIECLQGIVARNTTENWPSRQATAGREPIKKFLQEAQQFLGYLKGDSGSPLDEDWHIVRPWLKTFLELVREFEEGYAQAKRQRGALDFNDFEQFALRLLYEPGGDPSAIAREWRERFDVVLVDEYQDINPAQDAIIRALSREGERANRFLVGDVKQSIYRFRGADPKIFQDYAHQWARLPHSQVLHLNENFRSHEGILVYVNHFFTGLMVRQVGGVEYDKAAHLQFGAAAERSQFSRQNDGKDSRRVELHLILPGQPAEASNAAQPEENAQDSAAENEEASAPVDADELKIEARLVARKLLELKGRHRVWRRQEKQFVPADWRDMVILLRAPRGRAEAFVQECQRAGIPLRAELQNFLESQEVQDLVNLLRLLDNPRQDLPLVAVLRSPLVGLKLDDLARIRLASQKSCLWIALQRWLEADGAADGEDSPARRVKQFVEQYQRWRELARRGALVTCLETILTETHYDVWCQTQPEGAQRHANVQHLLHVARHFDNLQRQGLHRFLQYLESYAELDLRLESPQAVAENCVRLMSIHQSKGLEFPIVVLAQLGMRFNFTQEEIMWDEELGLCPRVHPPGRPAYPSLLRRLAQHRQRMEMMGEELRLLYVAMTRACDLLVLTGTASPAQMKRWRQQAALPASARAVANAQSALEWVGRWWLANLPEDDRKKPEISNGCNGLVRWQIHRAEDLATWKPPAADQGPPPEKEAARGQADIWVGHWKSLREWKYRAHAATLEPAKTHVSALRHRAMLEAEGPAEAQVLPQAYPHLFGQGKWSDQKRGMQAGALHHLFLEQLDLGSEPSLEHFQAQAQLMVQQGLLAPAEAGQLQLERLLAFWTSELGVQIRAHRAHVHREIPFTARFTAADLQAAGLATPGKLGEEEFVVVQGVADLMVLLENELWVLDYKTDHITMEKVAERAEFYAPQVRLYGLALSRIYHRPVVRLYLHFLVPGVTSTVVPIAQAGTE, encoded by the coding sequence ATGCCTTCTCTGACTTCCCAACAAGCAGCCGCCGTCAAGGCGCAAGGCAATGTGCTGCTCATGGCGGGCGCCGGCACGGGCAAAACCAGCACGCTGGTGGCGCGCTGTCTGTACTGGTTGTTTGAAGCGCAACGCCGCACCTCGCTGGACCGTGTGCTCATGGTGACCTTCACCGACGCGGCGGCCACCGAAATGCGCGAGCGCATCCGCCAGGCTTTGTGGGAACGCAGCCAGCAGGAGCAAGAGCGGGAGCAGGCGCAACTGCAACTGGCGTTGCTGGACACGGCCCACATCCGGACACTGCACAGCTTCAACCTGGAGCTGGTGCGGCGCCATTTCCTGGAGTTAAAGCTGGATCCGCAAGCCTCGGTGCTGGATCCCACGCAAGCCCGGCTGTTGCAGGAGGAGGTGCTGGAGGCGCTGTGGGACAGGCATCTGGCGGCGGCTTCGGCGCAAACCGGCGCGCGGGCGTGGTTGAAAACGCTGGGGACGGATGGCGAGCGCCGCGTGCGGGACTGGCTTTTGGATTTGCATCGGCGCTGGCGAATCCTTCCAGACCCCAAGCAGTGGATGGAGCAGCAATTGGGTTTGCTGGGGAGTCCGGAGCCGCAGGATTGGGAGCAAAAACTGCCGGCTGCGTTCACCTCCTGGGCGCAAGAGTGGCGCGAATTTTTGAAATGCCTCAACAAAGAGCATTATGCGGGCGAAGCTAAAATCAAGGAGGAAACCATAAAGTATGCGCAGGAATTCGCTGCATTGGTGCCGGAGCAACTGGATTCCCTGCAAAGTGTCATTGAGTGTTTGCAGGGCATAGTAGCGCGCAATACCACGGAGAACTGGCCCTCCAGACAAGCCACAGCCGGACGAGAGCCCATAAAAAAATTCTTGCAGGAAGCCCAACAATTCCTGGGGTACCTCAAGGGAGATTCTGGTTCTCCCCTGGATGAGGACTGGCACATTGTTCGTCCCTGGCTCAAGACGTTCCTGGAGCTGGTGCGGGAGTTTGAGGAGGGTTACGCCCAGGCCAAACGCCAGCGGGGCGCGCTGGACTTTAATGATTTCGAGCAATTTGCGCTGCGGCTTCTCTACGAGCCGGGTGGCGATCCTTCGGCCATTGCCCGGGAGTGGCGCGAGCGGTTTGATGTGGTGCTGGTGGACGAATACCAGGACATCAACCCCGCCCAGGACGCCATAATTCGCGCACTATCCCGGGAGGGGGAGCGGGCCAACCGGTTTCTGGTGGGCGATGTCAAACAGAGCATCTACCGGTTCCGGGGCGCCGACCCCAAAATCTTCCAAGACTACGCCCACCAGTGGGCCCGGCTGCCGCACAGTCAGGTGCTGCACTTGAATGAAAATTTCCGGAGCCATGAAGGCATTCTGGTTTACGTGAATCACTTTTTCACGGGGCTGATGGTCAGGCAGGTGGGGGGGGTTGAATATGACAAGGCCGCTCACTTGCAATTTGGCGCGGCCGCGGAACGGAGCCAGTTCAGCCGCCAGAACGACGGCAAGGACAGTCGGCGAGTGGAGCTGCACCTCATCCTGCCGGGTCAGCCCGCGGAAGCCAGCAACGCCGCGCAGCCGGAGGAAAACGCGCAGGACTCGGCCGCGGAAAATGAAGAGGCGAGCGCGCCGGTGGATGCGGATGAACTGAAAATTGAGGCGCGGCTGGTGGCGCGAAAATTGTTGGAGCTCAAGGGCCGCCATCGGGTCTGGCGGCGGCAGGAAAAACAATTTGTTCCAGCCGACTGGCGGGACATGGTCATCCTGCTGCGCGCGCCGCGCGGGCGGGCGGAGGCATTTGTCCAGGAGTGCCAGCGGGCCGGCATCCCGCTGCGGGCGGAGTTGCAAAATTTCCTGGAGTCCCAGGAAGTGCAGGATTTGGTGAATTTGCTGCGGCTGCTGGATAACCCCCGGCAGGACCTGCCGCTGGTGGCGGTGTTGCGCTCGCCGCTGGTGGGGTTAAAGCTGGATGACCTGGCGCGCATCCGTCTGGCCAGCCAGAAGAGCTGTTTGTGGATTGCCCTGCAACGCTGGCTGGAGGCAGACGGCGCGGCCGATGGGGAAGATTCGCCCGCGAGGCGGGTCAAGCAATTTGTCGAGCAGTACCAACGTTGGCGGGAGCTGGCGCGACGCGGCGCGCTGGTCACGTGTCTGGAAACCATCTTGACCGAAACGCATTACGATGTGTGGTGCCAGACGCAGCCGGAGGGCGCCCAACGGCATGCCAACGTGCAACATCTGCTTCACGTAGCCCGGCATTTTGACAATCTCCAGCGCCAGGGGCTGCATCGCTTTCTGCAATACCTGGAATCCTATGCGGAGCTGGATTTGCGTTTGGAATCGCCGCAGGCGGTGGCGGAGAATTGCGTGCGGCTGATGAGCATTCATCAAAGCAAAGGACTGGAGTTTCCGATTGTCGTGCTGGCCCAATTGGGGATGCGATTCAATTTTACCCAGGAAGAAATCATGTGGGACGAGGAGCTGGGTTTGTGTCCGCGGGTGCATCCCCCTGGCCGCCCGGCCTATCCCTCGCTCCTGCGGCGGCTGGCCCAGCATCGCCAGCGGATGGAGATGATGGGGGAAGAGCTGCGGTTGCTGTATGTGGCGATGACCCGCGCGTGTGACCTGCTGGTGCTCACCGGCACCGCCTCGCCGGCACAGATGAAGCGCTGGCGGCAGCAGGCGGCCCTGCCGGCGAGCGCCAGGGCCGTGGCAAACGCTCAAAGCGCGCTGGAGTGGGTGGGCAGATGGTGGCTGGCCAACCTTCCCGAGGACGACCGGAAAAAACCGGAGATAAGCAACGGCTGCAATGGATTGGTGCGCTGGCAAATTCATCGAGCGGAAGACCTGGCCACGTGGAAGCCGCCGGCGGCGGACCAAGGGCCGCCCCCGGAAAAGGAGGCGGCGAGAGGGCAAGCGGACATTTGGGTGGGCCATTGGAAAAGTTTGCGGGAGTGGAAATACAGGGCACATGCGGCCACGCTCGAACCCGCCAAAACCCATGTGTCGGCCTTGCGGCATCGGGCGATGCTCGAAGCCGAGGGGCCGGCGGAGGCCCAGGTTTTGCCCCAAGCCTATCCGCACCTTTTCGGGCAGGGCAAATGGTCTGACCAGAAGCGCGGCATGCAAGCGGGCGCACTGCATCATTTATTTCTCGAACAACTGGATTTGGGCAGCGAGCCTTCACTTGAGCATTTTCAGGCCCAAGCGCAGCTCATGGTGCAGCAAGGGCTGCTGGCACCAGCGGAAGCAGGCCAGTTGCAACTGGAAAGGTTATTGGCGTTCTGGACTTCGGAACTGGGCGTGCAGATTCGCGCGCACCGCGCCCACGTTCATCGTGAAATACCGTTCACCGCCCGGTTTACGGCCGCGGATTTGCAAGCCGCCGGTCTGGCCACGCCGGGGAAGCTGGGAGAGGAGGAGTTTGTGGTGGTGCAGGGCGTGGCCGATTTGATGGTGCTTTTGGAAAATGAGTTGTGGGTACTGGATTACAAAACTGACCATATTACAATGGAAAAGGTGGCTGAGCGCGCCGAGTTTTACGCGCCGCAAGTGCGGCTCTACGGCCTGGCTTTAAGCCGCATTTACCACCGGCCGGTGGTTCGTTTGTATCTGCACTTTCTGGTCCCCGGCGTGACGAGCACAGTTGTACCCATCGCACAAGCCGGCACGGAATAA